One window from the genome of Nicotiana tomentosiformis chromosome 5, ASM39032v3, whole genome shotgun sequence encodes:
- the LOC138892585 gene encoding uncharacterized protein, with amino-acid sequence MIDRAIGNDEWMYAFGHMEVEYKMPFVSDHAPMMITFKRVEPSGKIPFMFFNVWADHEDFLPLVEGDWKKQLHSDPIKDIYTRRENVVRKTEKWSLIEESILQQKSRAKWIKLGDSNSKYFLVFMKERRHKKVIAELANAYGDRLTDQYQIQEEIIAFYKSLMGSAAV; translated from the exons ATGATTGATAGGGCTATTGGAAATGATGAATGGATGTATGCTTTTGGCCATATGGAAGTAGAATATAAAATGCCATTTGTCTCAGATCATGCACCCATGATGATCACTTTCAAAAGGGTTGAACCAAGTGGCAAGATCCCTTTTATGTTTTTCAATGTATGGGCTGATCATGAAGACTTTCTACCACTGGTTGAAGGAGATTGGAAGAAACAACTGCACTCAGACCCTATAAAAGATATCTA TACTAGAAGAGAAAATGTTGTTAGAAAGACTGAAAAATGGTCATTGATTGAGGAAAGTATTCTTCAGCAGAAATCCAGAGCAAAATGGATAAAACTTGGAGATTCAAACTCCAAATACTTCTTAGTTTTCATGAAGGAAAGAAGACACAAGAAAGTAATTGCAGAACTGGCTAATGCCTATGGAGACAGACTTACAGATCAGTATCAGATCCAAGAAGAAATAATTGCTTTCTATAAATCCTTAATGGGCTCTGCTGCAGTTTAA